A section of the Bacillus sp. HSf4 genome encodes:
- a CDS encoding VOC family protein: MARIDHIGLMVKDIEASIAFYQDMIGMTLKGRMTHTNGVMKLAFLGFENRDETELELIEGYNDNLPQEGKVHHFAVSTDDIEAEFARVKGAGIKLMEDEITVLPNGFRYFFLFGPEGEMVEFFQRT, from the coding sequence GTGGCAAGAATCGACCACATAGGACTGATGGTGAAGGACATTGAGGCATCGATCGCTTTTTACCAAGATATGATCGGTATGACATTGAAAGGGAGAATGACGCACACAAACGGCGTCATGAAACTCGCTTTTTTAGGCTTTGAGAACAGAGACGAGACAGAGCTTGAACTGATCGAGGGATATAACGACAACCTTCCCCAGGAAGGAAAAGTTCATCATTTTGCCGTCTCGACCGATGATATCGAGGCTGAATTCGCTCGCGTAAAAGGCGCCGGCATCAAGCTGATGGAAGATGAGATCACCGTATTGCCGAACGGCTTCCGCTATTTTTTTCTTTTTGGCCCCGAAGGAGAAATGGTTGAGTTTTTTCAAAGAACATAA
- a CDS encoding glycosyltransferase family 8 protein: MKSDRTMHIISCTDNNYAQHLSVLFASLLTNMDQRRDVKLYVIDGGIEPENKKRLEETTLRFGAPITFLNVEKSQYDKAVESSHITKAAYYRISIPDLIDDESVKRMIYVDCDTLVLEDISKLWDKDISPYFAAAVEDAGQHERLKKMNISDEAKYFNSGIMIIDMEAWRKNDISKKVIEFINNNDEDMFVFHDQDALNAILYDQWLELHPRWNAQTHIMLKEKTPASLIDQKRYMETRANPAIVHFCGGNKPWNSQTSHPYTRQYFKYLQSTAFNQTDKLSKNHVS, translated from the coding sequence ATGAAAAGCGACCGAACCATGCATATTATTTCTTGTACAGACAATAACTACGCACAGCATTTAAGCGTGTTGTTCGCATCATTGCTGACGAATATGGATCAGAGGCGCGATGTGAAACTGTATGTCATCGACGGAGGGATTGAACCGGAGAATAAAAAGCGGCTGGAAGAGACGACCCTCCGATTCGGGGCTCCTATTACATTTCTTAATGTGGAAAAAAGCCAGTATGACAAAGCGGTCGAAAGCAGCCATATTACAAAAGCGGCTTACTATCGAATTTCCATTCCCGATCTGATTGATGACGAATCCGTTAAACGAATGATCTATGTCGACTGCGACACCTTAGTGTTGGAGGATATATCGAAGTTGTGGGACAAGGACATATCACCTTATTTCGCAGCGGCCGTTGAAGATGCAGGCCAGCATGAACGGCTGAAAAAGATGAACATCAGTGATGAAGCAAAATACTTTAACTCGGGCATAATGATCATCGATATGGAAGCCTGGAGAAAAAACGACATTTCGAAAAAAGTCATCGAGTTTATCAATAACAACGATGAAGACATGTTTGTGTTTCATGACCAGGACGCGCTGAACGCGATTCTTTATGATCAGTGGCTCGAACTTCATCCGAGGTGGAACGCCCAAACACACATTATGTTAAAAGAAAAAACACCGGCTTCTCTCATCGATCAAAAGCGCTATATGGAAACAAGGGCAAATCCCGCAATCGTTCATTTCTGCGGCGGAAACAAGCCTTGGAATTCACAAACCTCACACCCGTACACCCGTCAATATTTTAAATATTTGCAGTCCACGGCCTTTAACCAGACGGACAAGTTGTCTAAAAACCATGTCAGCTAA
- a CDS encoding sensor histidine kinase — MLIRNPFKEKYYSHDRRALNMLALRVPGLAFILMIYVASIVLQFLNGSWSILLLNVFTVLTAIFVLLHWHSYRWVKKRVILYFIVQGLITFTLANIMPGFLVLIIIGLYAFLIGQIIGMADRRKTFLILYLLLLLSINVVYQIHKGEYLHFLVIAVPIMIVTITYAATFFSQVDEKIKAQLTLERLELAHQQVEQLTLQNERQRMARDLHDTLAQGLVSLNMQLDAIHVHLAKDNTERAKEIVQQSMNRVKSTLADARSAIDDLRSKSEEIGFLKERITSLMDHFQESTGMACFLDYRLDQVPDVRTAENCYYIIGECIANAAKHAEAETISVSIWDDDKQRLHLTVKDNGKGFDVEKGKKKRGHYGLLGIEERVRAMKGQFNIKSKKSIGTQIEITVPIQGEMQNE; from the coding sequence TTGCTGATAAGGAATCCTTTCAAAGAAAAGTACTACTCACATGATAGGCGGGCATTAAATATGCTTGCGCTCAGAGTGCCAGGCCTGGCTTTTATTCTCATGATCTATGTAGCCTCTATCGTGCTGCAATTTCTGAATGGGAGCTGGTCCATTTTATTGCTTAATGTGTTTACAGTATTGACCGCCATCTTTGTTTTGCTGCATTGGCACTCATATCGCTGGGTTAAGAAAAGGGTGATTCTGTACTTCATAGTACAAGGTCTGATCACTTTTACACTTGCTAATATCATGCCTGGCTTCTTAGTGCTGATCATCATTGGCCTTTATGCATTTTTGATTGGACAGATTATAGGAATGGCAGACAGAAGAAAGACGTTCCTCATCCTTTATTTATTGCTTCTGCTGTCAATCAATGTAGTATATCAGATTCACAAAGGTGAATATTTGCATTTTCTTGTCATAGCAGTACCTATTATGATCGTGACTATCACATATGCCGCTACATTTTTTTCCCAAGTCGATGAAAAGATAAAAGCGCAGCTGACTCTTGAAAGGCTGGAGCTGGCTCATCAGCAGGTAGAACAGCTGACGCTGCAAAACGAGAGACAGCGTATGGCCCGGGACTTACACGATACGCTTGCTCAAGGGCTGGTCAGTTTAAATATGCAGCTGGACGCTATTCATGTTCATCTCGCCAAAGACAACACAGAGAGAGCAAAAGAAATCGTTCAACAATCTATGAATAGAGTGAAAAGCACATTAGCTGATGCACGTTCAGCGATTGACGATCTGCGCAGCAAATCAGAAGAAATCGGTTTTTTAAAAGAAAGAATTACCTCATTAATGGATCATTTTCAAGAGTCGACAGGCATGGCTTGTTTTTTAGACTACAGATTAGATCAAGTGCCGGACGTTCGAACAGCTGAAAACTGTTATTACATCATTGGAGAATGCATAGCGAATGCAGCAAAGCATGCTGAAGCAGAAACAATCTCGGTATCCATTTGGGACGATGATAAGCAGAGGCTCCATTTAACTGTCAAGGACAATGGCAAAGGATTTGATGTTGAAAAGGGCAAGAAAAAGAGAGGACATTATGGGCTTCTCGGCATAGAAGAACGCGTCAGAGCAATGAAAGGCCAATTCAATATAAAGAGTAAAAAATCTATAGGAACACAAATTGAGATTACTGTACCAATTCAGGGAGAGATGCAAAATGAATAA
- a CDS encoding phosphoglycerate dehydrogenase: MPKVLLTLNGLFYRAAPRLKERIEQLGAEFTFLDSNRLMRQDLLTHIKDVHIYIAGVEKADRELIDAAPGLRYIMKFGAGIDNIDVEYANEKGILVTNAPGQNASAVADLAFGLLLSGARSIPQSNAAVKAGLWQSAMGYELDGKTLGLIGFGEIGKKVARRASGFNMNVLAYGTYKDYNAAKRLNVRFAELDDLLAKSDFVCISTSLRPATYHLINQEKLAKMKKTAYLINIARGEVVDESALIQALEQKQIRGAALDVFETEPPAARITGLGNVICTAHIGGATFESIRRIEEVTYQNIKRFIEKQQPAFRVR, encoded by the coding sequence TTGCCTAAAGTGCTGTTGACGCTTAACGGACTGTTTTACCGCGCAGCGCCGCGGTTGAAAGAAAGGATCGAACAGCTCGGCGCCGAATTTACGTTTTTGGATTCAAATCGGTTGATGAGACAGGATTTACTGACTCATATCAAGGATGTCCATATTTATATCGCCGGCGTTGAAAAAGCGGACCGGGAGCTGATCGACGCCGCTCCGGGACTCCGGTATATCATGAAATTCGGCGCGGGAATCGACAATATTGATGTGGAATATGCAAACGAAAAAGGAATTCTCGTCACGAATGCACCCGGCCAAAATGCCTCGGCAGTCGCCGATTTGGCATTCGGTCTTCTGCTGTCTGGCGCCCGTTCGATCCCGCAGTCAAACGCCGCAGTCAAAGCCGGCTTATGGCAATCGGCGATGGGTTATGAGCTCGATGGAAAAACGCTGGGGCTTATCGGTTTTGGGGAAATCGGCAAAAAGGTTGCAAGGCGGGCTTCCGGGTTTAATATGAACGTTTTGGCGTACGGCACATACAAAGACTACAATGCAGCCAAACGGCTGAATGTACGGTTCGCCGAGCTTGACGATCTCCTGGCAAAATCGGACTTTGTATGTATCAGCACATCATTGAGACCTGCCACCTATCATTTGATCAATCAAGAAAAACTGGCAAAAATGAAGAAAACCGCGTACCTGATCAACATTGCCCGCGGAGAAGTGGTGGACGAAAGCGCGCTTATTCAAGCGCTTGAACAAAAACAGATCAGGGGCGCAGCATTGGACGTCTTTGAAACCGAACCGCCGGCTGCCCGGATCACCGGTCTCGGCAATGTCATTTGCACGGCGCATATCGGCGGCGCTACGTTTGAGAGCATCAGGCGTATCGAAGAGGTGACCTATCAAAACATCAAAAGGTTTATCGAAAAACAGCAGCCGGCTTTCCGCGTTCGATAA
- the putP gene encoding sodium/proline symporter PutP, translating to MDYGVLISIGIYMAGMLFIGYFAYRRTANLNDYMLGGRNLGPAVTALSAGASDMSGWLLMGLPGAMFVNGLSSGWIVVGLAIGAYLNWLYVAPRLRTYTEVAGNSITIPDYFENRFKDRSRILRVTSAFVILIFFTFYTSSGMVAGGELFKTAFHLDYRIGIWLTAGVVILYTLFGGFLAVSWTDFVQGTIMFIALILMPIVVFVQLGGVAPAFSEVRSVDPGLLQPFKGTTAVGILSLLAWGLGYFGQPHIIVRFMAISSVKEMKRARRIGMGWMIFSICGAMFTGLVGIAYFSANHLTLKNPETIFIVLSELLFPSMITGFLLASILAAVMSTISSQLLVTSSALTEDFYKAFIRKGASDKELVLVGRLSVLAISLIALIMALNPNETILNLVGYAWAGFGAAFGPVVLLSLYWKRMTKWGALLGMLSGALTVIAWEQVDAFAPVYEMIPGFIVCTAVIIAVSLLTKKPAAVIEEEFDRAVRKVK from the coding sequence ATGGATTACGGAGTTTTGATATCGATAGGTATTTACATGGCTGGAATGCTGTTCATCGGATATTTTGCCTATCGGAGAACAGCAAATTTGAATGATTATATGCTCGGGGGGAGAAATCTCGGCCCCGCCGTCACCGCTTTAAGCGCAGGAGCGTCGGATATGAGCGGCTGGCTTTTGATGGGGCTTCCGGGAGCGATGTTTGTCAACGGGCTCAGCAGCGGCTGGATTGTCGTCGGCCTGGCGATCGGAGCCTATTTGAATTGGCTGTATGTAGCCCCGAGGCTGAGAACATATACGGAAGTGGCCGGCAACAGCATCACGATACCCGATTATTTTGAAAATCGTTTTAAAGATCGCTCAAGGATTTTAAGGGTGACCTCAGCTTTTGTGATTCTTATCTTTTTTACGTTTTATACATCTTCAGGAATGGTCGCGGGAGGAGAACTGTTTAAAACCGCCTTCCATCTCGATTACCGGATCGGCATCTGGCTGACGGCCGGCGTGGTTATCCTCTATACGCTTTTCGGCGGTTTTTTGGCGGTCAGTTGGACGGATTTTGTCCAAGGAACCATTATGTTTATCGCGCTCATCTTAATGCCGATTGTCGTTTTTGTTCAATTGGGCGGAGTCGCACCCGCGTTTTCGGAAGTTCGTTCTGTGGACCCCGGCCTGCTGCAGCCGTTCAAGGGAACGACCGCGGTCGGGATCCTGTCGCTGTTGGCATGGGGGCTCGGTTATTTCGGACAGCCCCATATCATTGTCAGGTTCATGGCGATTTCAAGTGTGAAAGAGATGAAAAGAGCGCGGAGAATCGGGATGGGCTGGATGATATTTTCAATCTGCGGAGCGATGTTTACGGGACTCGTCGGCATCGCTTATTTCAGTGCGAACCATTTAACATTAAAGAATCCCGAAACGATCTTTATCGTACTTTCCGAGCTTTTGTTTCCTTCAATGATCACCGGGTTTTTGCTGGCATCGATTTTGGCGGCCGTCATGAGCACGATTTCATCACAGCTTCTTGTGACATCAAGCGCCCTGACAGAAGACTTCTATAAAGCATTTATCCGGAAAGGTGCATCTGATAAAGAACTCGTTCTTGTCGGAAGGCTGTCTGTTCTCGCGATTTCGCTGATCGCCCTCATTATGGCGCTCAACCCGAATGAAACGATACTGAACCTTGTCGGCTATGCATGGGCCGGCTTCGGCGCTGCATTCGGTCCGGTCGTCCTGTTGAGCCTGTATTGGAAGAGGATGACAAAATGGGGCGCGCTTCTAGGAATGCTCTCCGGCGCGCTGACCGTGATCGCCTGGGAACAAGTGGACGCTTTTGCCCCTGTCTATGAAATGATTCCAGGGTTCATTGTTTGTACGGCGGTCATTATTGCCGTCAGCCTGTTGACGAAAAAACCGGCGGCAGTGATTGAAGAAGAGTTTGATAGGGCAGTTAGAAAAGTTAAATAG
- a CDS encoding TIGR02206 family membrane protein, translating into MEAYFQKDYRLGSFELFSTSHILTLLVIAALGVCLFVFRKTLQKPEINRLIRYGFVTVLVISEISYHSWFIFVRSWTPRYCLPLHLSDLSVYLIIILLITKNLNLFKFLYFAGLGSALQAILTPDLGRYGFPHFRFFEFFISHGIVVLACLLMIAAEKYKPTVRSLWVTFLLVNVYGALIFLINRLLNSNYMYMMKKPGGGASLLDVLGPWPWYLLSAEAVTIVFFYLLYLPFWIAGKVREKKDPA; encoded by the coding sequence ATGGAGGCATATTTTCAAAAAGATTATCGGCTCGGGTCTTTTGAGCTTTTTTCAACTTCACATATTCTGACTTTACTGGTGATTGCGGCGCTTGGCGTTTGTCTGTTCGTATTTCGGAAGACGCTGCAAAAGCCCGAAATCAACCGGTTGATTCGCTATGGCTTTGTGACGGTTCTCGTGATTTCAGAAATCAGTTACCACTCCTGGTTCATTTTTGTGAGATCATGGACGCCTCGCTATTGTTTGCCGCTTCATTTAAGCGATCTTTCAGTTTATCTCATCATCATTCTGTTAATAACGAAAAACCTCAATTTGTTTAAATTTCTTTATTTTGCCGGTTTGGGCAGCGCTTTGCAGGCCATACTGACGCCTGACTTAGGAAGGTACGGATTTCCCCATTTCCGCTTTTTTGAATTTTTTATTTCCCACGGAATCGTCGTTCTCGCCTGCCTCCTGATGATAGCAGCCGAAAAGTATAAGCCGACGGTCCGCTCTCTCTGGGTCACGTTTCTTCTTGTCAATGTTTATGGCGCTCTCATTTTTTTGATCAACCGTTTGCTGAACTCGAACTATATGTACATGATGAAGAAGCCCGGCGGCGGAGCATCGCTGTTAGATGTGCTCGGGCCATGGCCATGGTATCTTTTATCAGCTGAAGCGGTCACGATTGTCTTCTTCTATCTTCTCTATTTGCCGTTTTGGATCGCCGGGAAGGTGAGAGAAAAAAAAGATCCTGCATGA
- a CDS encoding CidB/LrgB family autolysis modulator, with the protein MLIGCISLIATVLIYMGAKAIYTRHPKVYASPLLITPLILVGLLLLINVPFEAYNAGGRLLTDMLQPATVAFAIPLYKYFPILKKYAVEIMINVTIGCCIAILSTAFIAKLFKLNGDLIESLVPRSVTTPIAMSVSEMIGGMPPVTAVFVILTALFGSVIGPMVIRYFRIDNEIARGVLLGTSAHGAGTSKAFELSSVSGTISSVSMILAAIITLCAAPFLISLITV; encoded by the coding sequence ATGCTCATCGGATGCATAAGCCTGATTGCTACAGTCTTGATTTATATGGGGGCGAAGGCGATATATACCCGGCATCCAAAGGTATATGCTTCACCTTTATTGATCACGCCGCTGATCTTGGTCGGCCTTCTGCTTTTGATTAATGTACCTTTTGAAGCATACAACGCCGGCGGACGGCTGTTGACCGATATGCTGCAGCCTGCTACCGTGGCTTTTGCGATTCCGCTCTACAAATACTTTCCGATCCTAAAAAAATACGCTGTTGAAATCATGATTAATGTAACCATCGGCTGCTGCATCGCGATCCTGTCAACAGCCTTCATCGCAAAGCTGTTCAAGCTGAATGGAGACCTGATCGAGAGCCTCGTGCCAAGATCGGTGACGACTCCGATCGCGATGAGCGTGTCGGAAATGATCGGCGGCATGCCTCCGGTCACCGCCGTATTTGTCATTTTGACCGCTTTGTTCGGCTCAGTGATCGGACCGATGGTCATCCGCTATTTCCGGATCGACAATGAAATCGCAAGAGGCGTTCTCCTTGGAACAAGCGCCCACGGAGCCGGCACGTCAAAAGCGTTTGAGCTGAGTTCAGTGTCCGGAACCATCTCCAGCGTATCCATGATTTTGGCGGCGATCATTACGCTTTGCGCGGCACCGTTTTTGATTTCGCTTATTACAGTTTGA
- the ydfI gene encoding two-component system response regulator YdfI, translating to MNKVLIVDDHLVVREGLKLLIETNDHYIIIGEAENGKAAVRLADELKPDIILMDLYMPEMSGLEAIKLIKEKHDIPIIILTTYNEDHLMIEGIELGAKGYLLKDTSSETLFHTMDAAIRGNVLLQPDILKRLQEIQLERMKKQHSDTQLTEKEVIVLKAIAKGLKSKAIAFDLGVSERTVKSRLTSIYNKLGANSRTEAVTIAMQRGILTLD from the coding sequence ATGAATAAGGTTTTAATCGTTGATGACCATCTTGTCGTGAGGGAAGGTCTGAAGCTTTTAATTGAAACGAATGATCACTACATCATCATAGGAGAGGCAGAAAATGGCAAAGCGGCAGTCCGCCTTGCAGATGAATTAAAACCGGATATTATTCTCATGGATTTGTATATGCCAGAGATGAGCGGGTTAGAAGCCATTAAACTAATAAAAGAAAAACACGACATCCCCATCATTATTTTGACTACGTATAATGAAGATCACTTAATGATCGAAGGAATTGAATTAGGGGCGAAAGGATATCTATTGAAGGATACAAGTTCAGAAACCCTTTTTCATACGATGGATGCAGCAATAAGAGGAAACGTGCTATTGCAGCCTGATATCTTAAAACGTCTGCAAGAAATCCAATTAGAGCGGATGAAGAAGCAGCACAGTGATACGCAGCTGACAGAAAAGGAAGTCATTGTTCTAAAAGCCATTGCCAAAGGGCTTAAAAGCAAAGCGATTGCCTTTGATTTGGGTGTCTCTGAGCGAACAGTAAAGTCTAGACTAACGTCCATTTACAATAAATTAGGCGCGAATTCAAGAACTGAAGCAGTGACGATTGCCATGCAAAGAGGTATTCTGACATTAGACTAA
- a CDS encoding CidA/LrgA family holin-like protein: MKTFIKGLGQVALLFLFARLMNLIVEVLHIKIPGSIIGIVVIFALLHFKVIKLEWIEIGALWLLAELLLFFVPSAVGIINYGDILKEFGTSIMLVVLLSTFVVMVSTGMLTQMIAKRKERKKTCSSDA, from the coding sequence ATGAAAACATTCATTAAAGGATTAGGTCAGGTCGCTCTTTTATTTTTATTTGCGCGTTTGATGAATCTGATTGTCGAGGTTCTTCATATAAAAATACCCGGAAGTATAATTGGTATCGTCGTGATCTTTGCGCTTCTCCATTTCAAGGTTATTAAGCTCGAATGGATTGAAATCGGCGCATTGTGGCTTCTTGCGGAGCTTCTTCTGTTCTTTGTCCCTTCCGCTGTGGGGATCATAAATTACGGAGATATTCTCAAGGAATTTGGAACAAGCATTATGCTCGTCGTTCTTCTCAGCACTTTTGTCGTCATGGTATCGACAGGAATGCTGACCCAAATGATTGCTAAAAGAAAGGAAAGGAAAAAAACATGCTCATCGGATGCATAA
- a CDS encoding MMPL family transporter, producing MSKMLYKLGGWVARNRLKVICAWIVVLVASIGLATTLKPSFSEDMSIPDTPSEKAMDVIQKEFPHGPDKGSIRVIFGAEDGEKLTAESAKKAIENTLKEIDKDGSVDSIASPFVTGTIAKDGTVAYADIKYKTSADDIKDDSIKHLKDSLKVADDEGLQTELSGDVPGAEMEIGGISEIVGIILAFVVLAITFGSLLIAGLPILTALIGLGVSIGLVLIGTQVFDIASVSLSLAGMIGLTVGIDYALFIFTKHRQFLGEGIQKNESIARAAGTAGSAVVFAGLTVIVALCGLTVVNIPFMSAMGLTAGLSVLMAVLASITLVPAVLSIAGKRMVPKANKNKEKQSAETNGWGRFVTKNPIMLSVCSILILLVISIPSMHLELGLPDAGMKAKDNPDRRAYDLLADGFGEGFNGQLTIVADARSVTENKAEAFADAVKEIKELDHVASVTPAMPNKKGNFAIITVVPETGPNDAATKDLVKDVRSLSDKNGIDLLVTGSTAVNIDISDRLNDAIPVFAVLIVGFAFVLLTIVFRSLLVPLVAVAGFILTMTATLGVCVFVLQDGNLIDLFQIPEKGPILAFLPILSIGILFGLAMDYQVFLVSRMREEYVRTKNPVQAIQAGLKHSGPVVTAAGLIMIFVFAGFIFAGEASIKANGLALSFGVLFDAFIVRMTLIPSLMKLMGNAAWYLPKWLDKMIPNVDIEGHQLTKEIQPEIDYEQKKQISM from the coding sequence ATGTCAAAAATGTTATATAAATTAGGAGGATGGGTTGCTCGCAATCGCTTAAAAGTTATATGCGCGTGGATCGTTGTGTTAGTTGCATCGATAGGCCTTGCAACCACATTAAAACCAAGTTTTTCTGAGGATATGTCCATACCTGACACACCTTCGGAAAAAGCGATGGATGTCATTCAAAAAGAATTTCCTCACGGCCCTGATAAAGGGAGCATACGGGTGATTTTCGGTGCTGAAGATGGAGAGAAACTGACTGCAGAGTCAGCCAAAAAAGCAATCGAAAATACGTTAAAGGAAATCGATAAAGATGGTTCTGTTGACTCGATTGCAAGTCCTTTTGTGACAGGAACAATCGCGAAAGATGGCACAGTTGCCTATGCTGATATCAAGTATAAAACATCAGCAGATGATATAAAAGATGACTCTATCAAACACTTAAAAGACAGTTTGAAAGTGGCTGATGACGAGGGATTGCAAACGGAGCTAAGCGGAGATGTACCGGGAGCTGAGATGGAGATAGGCGGTATCTCTGAAATTGTCGGCATTATTTTGGCCTTTGTCGTTTTGGCCATTACGTTTGGCTCTTTATTAATAGCAGGTTTGCCGATTTTAACAGCACTGATTGGATTAGGTGTAAGTATTGGACTCGTTTTGATTGGGACACAAGTATTCGATATTGCTTCCGTCAGTCTTTCATTGGCCGGAATGATCGGCCTTACAGTTGGGATTGATTATGCTTTATTTATTTTTACGAAGCACCGCCAGTTTTTAGGCGAAGGTATACAAAAAAATGAATCCATTGCGAGAGCTGCAGGAACAGCTGGGAGTGCAGTCGTTTTTGCCGGACTTACTGTTATCGTCGCACTTTGCGGATTGACTGTCGTTAACATTCCTTTTATGTCTGCAATGGGGCTGACAGCAGGGCTTAGTGTACTGATGGCTGTTCTCGCTTCCATCACGCTTGTGCCTGCCGTCTTGTCGATAGCGGGGAAACGGATGGTTCCGAAAGCAAACAAGAACAAAGAAAAACAAAGCGCTGAAACAAATGGCTGGGGACGCTTTGTCACAAAAAATCCTATCATGCTAAGTGTATGCAGCATTCTTATTTTGCTCGTTATTAGTATCCCATCTATGCATTTGGAGCTGGGCTTGCCTGATGCAGGGATGAAAGCGAAGGATAATCCAGATCGCCGGGCTTATGACTTGCTTGCCGACGGTTTTGGAGAAGGATTTAATGGTCAATTAACAATCGTAGCGGATGCCAGAAGTGTGACAGAAAATAAAGCGGAAGCCTTCGCAGACGCAGTGAAAGAAATAAAGGAACTAGACCATGTAGCGAGTGTCACTCCTGCAATGCCTAATAAAAAAGGGAACTTTGCCATCATTACGGTCGTTCCTGAAACAGGTCCAAATGATGCAGCAACGAAGGATTTGGTAAAAGATGTACGCAGCTTATCAGATAAAAATGGGATAGATTTGCTCGTCACTGGATCGACCGCAGTGAATATTGATATTTCAGATCGCCTTAATGATGCGATACCGGTGTTTGCTGTACTCATTGTTGGTTTTGCGTTTGTATTGCTGACAATCGTATTCCGTTCGTTGCTTGTGCCTCTTGTCGCGGTTGCAGGTTTCATTTTGACGATGACAGCCACTCTTGGAGTCTGTGTATTTGTCTTACAAGACGGAAATCTCATCGACTTGTTCCAAATACCTGAAAAAGGACCGATACTCGCCTTCCTGCCGATTTTATCCATTGGGATTCTGTTCGGATTAGCGATGGATTATCAAGTATTCCTTGTAAGCAGAATGCGCGAAGAATATGTGAGAACAAAGAATCCAGTACAAGCGATTCAAGCTGGATTAAAACACAGCGGTCCTGTTGTCACCGCAGCCGGCCTGATCATGATATTCGTTTTTGCAGGATTTATCTTTGCTGGTGAAGCTTCTATTAAAGCCAACGGGTTGGCTCTTTCCTTTGGTGTGCTCTTTGATGCATTTATTGTACGAATGACACTGATTCCAAGTCTGATGAAGCTGATGGGGAATGCAGCCTGGTATTTGCCAAAATGGCTGGACAAGATGATTCCGAATGTAGACATAGAAGGACATCAACTCACGAAGGAAATACAGCCAGAAATCGATTATGAACAAAAGAAACAAATCAGTATGTAA
- a CDS encoding class I SAM-dependent rRNA methyltransferase, with amino-acid sequence MKTLKIKHSYAAKMKKGYPLISKDAVLSEVGHLTEGELIEIFDENGAFLGKGYYGEQNKGIGWVLTQNRNEPVDKSFFLGRLAKAFQEREPLFQDPETTAFRLFNGEGDGIGGFTIDYYDGYYLLQWYSKGIYTFKEMIISALDELVDYKAVYEKKRFDEAGQYLEDDDFVKGTRGEFPIIVKENGIHFAVYLNDGAMTGVFLDQRHVRKSIRDRYAEGKTVLNTFSYTGAFSVAAALGGAEKTTSVDVANRSLNRTIEQFSVNGLDFEAHDIKVMDVFRYFQYAAKKQISFDLVILDPPSFARTKKHTFSAAKDYKNLLKETIQITKNQGVIVASTNSSAFGMKKFKSFIDSACKETGTSYTILEEHSLPEDFKTLKSYPEGNYLKVVFLRIRRW; translated from the coding sequence ATGAAGACGCTAAAAATAAAACACAGCTACGCGGCGAAGATGAAAAAAGGCTATCCCTTGATTTCAAAAGATGCCGTCCTTTCGGAAGTCGGCCATTTGACAGAAGGAGAGCTGATTGAAATTTTCGATGAAAATGGAGCTTTCCTGGGGAAAGGCTATTACGGAGAACAAAACAAAGGGATCGGATGGGTGCTGACGCAAAATCGGAACGAGCCGGTCGATAAAAGCTTCTTTCTCGGCAGACTGGCAAAGGCTTTTCAGGAAAGAGAGCCGCTCTTTCAGGATCCGGAAACGACGGCCTTTCGTTTATTTAACGGTGAAGGAGACGGAATCGGCGGCTTCACGATCGATTACTATGATGGATATTATTTGCTTCAGTGGTACAGCAAGGGGATTTATACGTTTAAGGAAATGATCATCTCCGCACTTGACGAGCTTGTCGACTATAAAGCCGTCTATGAGAAAAAGCGGTTTGATGAAGCCGGGCAGTATCTCGAAGATGACGATTTTGTCAAAGGAACGCGAGGAGAATTTCCGATTATCGTGAAGGAAAACGGCATCCATTTTGCCGTTTATCTCAATGACGGCGCCATGACGGGCGTGTTCCTTGACCAGCGTCATGTCCGCAAATCGATAAGGGACCGGTATGCCGAAGGGAAAACCGTGCTGAACACATTCTCATATACCGGTGCTTTTTCCGTCGCCGCAGCCCTCGGAGGCGCCGAAAAAACAACAAGTGTCGATGTGGCCAACCGGAGCTTAAACCGGACGATCGAGCAGTTCAGCGTCAACGGTCTGGATTTTGAAGCTCATGACATCAAAGTAATGGATGTGTTTCGCTACTTTCAATACGCCGCGAAAAAACAAATCAGTTTTGACCTGGTGATTCTTGACCCTCCATCTTTTGCAAGAACGAAAAAGCATACGTTCAGCGCGGCAAAGGATTATAAAAATCTGTTAAAAGAAACGATCCAAATTACAAAAAACCAAGGGGTTATTGTCGCTTCAACAAACAGTAGCGCATTCGGAATGAAAAAGTTCAAAAGCTTCATTGATTCGGCATGCAAAGAAACGGGGACGAGCTACACGATTCTGGAAGAACATTCCTTGCCTGAGGACTTTAAGACGTTGAAAAGCTATCCCGAAGGCAATTATTTAAAAGTTGTCTTTTTGCGGATTCGCCGCTGGTGA